From the Atribacteraceae bacterium genome, one window contains:
- a CDS encoding ROK family protein, translating into MVDRLYLGVDLGGTDTKIACVSEEGQIVERSKIPTRATRPADEVVRDIAAECLRLRDLVENQVSTVVALGIGIPGLIDWEKGICKLLPNFAHKWKGVPIKAWMERQISLPVGIINDVRAITLAEKRFGAGKNVKTMVMIAIGTGIGGGVVIDGDLYIGQDGGAGEFGHITVEPTGILCGCGNRGCLESYASGPAIISQAVGTVIRQNDTKIRDLVDGNIAKITPKIVEEAALSGDPIAKGIYRLAGLYIGQALGNVCLTVNPKMIVIGGGVARAGELLFDGIREGLRNRLFLIPVDTIDLASAQLEMDAGVIGTATWVKEQMTKGKIGSFTPKG; encoded by the coding sequence ATGGTAGACCGGTTGTATCTGGGAGTGGATTTAGGCGGAACCGATACCAAGATTGCCTGTGTCAGCGAAGAAGGTCAGATTGTGGAGCGTTCCAAAATCCCGACCCGGGCGACGCGACCGGCTGATGAAGTTGTCAGGGACATTGCTGCGGAGTGCCTCCGCTTGCGCGATTTGGTTGAAAATCAGGTCAGTACGGTTGTTGCTCTGGGTATAGGTATTCCCGGACTGATTGACTGGGAAAAGGGGATTTGCAAACTCCTTCCGAATTTTGCCCACAAGTGGAAGGGCGTGCCGATCAAAGCTTGGATGGAACGTCAGATCAGTCTACCAGTCGGGATCATTAACGATGTTCGGGCGATCACCTTGGCGGAAAAACGTTTTGGAGCCGGAAAAAATGTCAAAACCATGGTCATGATAGCGATTGGAACCGGGATCGGGGGAGGAGTGGTGATTGATGGTGACCTCTATATCGGACAGGATGGGGGGGCTGGTGAGTTTGGTCATATAACCGTTGAGCCAACAGGTATCCTTTGTGGTTGTGGTAACCGGGGGTGTCTTGAGTCTTATGCTTCCGGGCCGGCTATTATCTCTCAAGCCGTTGGAACGGTGATTCGTCAGAACGATACGAAAATCAGGGATCTGGTTGATGGTAACATAGCAAAGATTACGCCGAAAATCGTAGAGGAGGCCGCGCTTTCAGGCGATCCTATAGCCAAAGGAATATACCGGCTGGCTGGATTGTACATTGGTCAGGCGTTGGGAAATGTGTGTCTGACTGTAAACCCAAAAATGATCGTTATCGGAGGAGGGGTCGCTCGGGCAGGTGAACTCTTGTTTGACGGTATTCGAGAAGGTCTACGGAACCGGTTGTTTCTGATTCCGGTCGACACCATCGATTTGGCCAGTGCGCAACTAGAGATGGATGCCGGGGTGATAGGAACGGCAACCTGGGTAAAAGAGCAAATGACGAAAGGGAAAATCGGTTCCTTTACACCCAAGGGCTAA
- the xylB gene encoding xylulokinase encodes MAKLILAHDLGTTGNKATLFDETGYMIESDFFGYETYFPDALSVEQDPNDYWEAVVNTTRRLLKNSGYSREDVAVVSFSGQMMAALPVDDRGNPLSRTLIWADRRGVAEVRDISERISPEEIYAITGHRLSANYSLAKILWIKKHLPDAYRNARAFLMAKDFVVYKLTGRLVTDYSDASGTNLFDLVDEEWSGEILERVGIDGEKLPPLFSSVDVVGDITTEAAEACGLRAGTPVVIGGGDGPCAATGAGVVREGQAYNYLGSSSWIALASTRPVYDPRKRTFTFHHLERGLFMPTGTMQAAGGSFQWCRDTLCEREKSMSSELGVSSYELMDLEAGKISPGSEGLFFLPYLMGERAPWWNPHARGAFIGLTPRHRKGHLIRSVLEGVSFNLRIILDAFREQGIPIESMRVIGGGARGDFWNRILASMFEIEVLRPIYIEEATSLGAAIAGGVGIGMFPDLSSAEELVKIRDCYTPDPESQEAYARLYPLFTMAYLSLEELFGKMASNGA; translated from the coding sequence ATGGCCAAACTGATTCTGGCTCATGATCTGGGAACGACCGGGAATAAGGCGACCTTGTTCGATGAAACGGGGTATATGATCGAGAGTGATTTTTTTGGATATGAAACCTATTTTCCCGATGCCCTCTCGGTTGAGCAGGATCCGAATGATTACTGGGAAGCGGTGGTGAATACCACCCGGCGTCTGCTCAAGAACAGCGGATATTCCAGGGAAGATGTGGCTGTCGTCAGTTTTTCCGGTCAAATGATGGCTGCTCTCCCGGTGGACGACCGGGGTAATCCCCTGTCCCGAACTTTGATCTGGGCCGACCGCCGGGGCGTCGCGGAAGTGCGGGATATCAGTGAACGGATCAGCCCGGAGGAAATCTATGCCATCACTGGACACCGGCTGAGCGCTAATTATTCCTTGGCCAAGATTCTATGGATCAAAAAGCATCTTCCGGATGCCTACCGGAATGCTCGCGCTTTTCTTATGGCCAAGGACTTTGTTGTCTATAAATTGACCGGTCGATTGGTTACGGATTATTCCGATGCTTCAGGAACGAATCTCTTTGATCTGGTCGACGAAGAATGGTCCGGAGAAATCCTGGAACGAGTAGGAATCGACGGCGAAAAACTTCCGCCTCTTTTCTCGTCGGTGGATGTGGTGGGAGATATCACCACTGAAGCGGCGGAGGCGTGTGGCTTGCGTGCCGGAACTCCAGTCGTGATCGGAGGAGGAGACGGGCCGTGCGCGGCGACTGGTGCCGGGGTGGTACGGGAAGGCCAGGCTTATAACTACTTGGGTTCTTCATCGTGGATCGCCCTGGCGTCTACCCGCCCCGTTTATGATCCCAGAAAAAGGACTTTCACGTTCCACCACTTGGAGCGGGGTTTGTTTATGCCCACCGGAACCATGCAAGCCGCCGGTGGGTCGTTCCAGTGGTGTCGGGATACCCTGTGTGAGCGGGAGAAATCCATGTCCAGCGAACTCGGAGTGAGTTCCTATGAACTTATGGATCTTGAAGCGGGGAAAATCTCTCCCGGTTCGGAAGGGCTTTTCTTCCTTCCTTACCTCATGGGAGAGCGTGCTCCCTGGTGGAATCCACATGCCCGGGGTGCGTTCATCGGATTGACTCCCCGTCATCGCAAGGGTCACCTGATTCGTTCTGTGTTGGAAGGAGTGAGTTTCAATCTGCGTATCATCCTGGATGCTTTTCGCGAACAGGGCATTCCGATTGAAAGTATGCGGGTTATCGGAGGCGGTGCCCGGGGTGATTTCTGGAACCGCATTCTGGCCAGCATGTTTGAGATCGAGGTGCTCCGACCGATTTACATCGAAGAAGCGACTTCCCTGGGAGCGGCGATTGCCGGTGGGGTAGGTATCGGGATGTTCCCCGATCTCTCCTCAGCTGAGGAATTGGTGAAAATCAGGGATTGTTACACCCCTGACCCCGAAAGCCAGGAAGCCTATGCGCGCTTGTATCCCTTGTTTACCATGGCCTATCTGTCTCTTGAAGAGCTGTTTGGCAAAATGGCTTCAAACGGAGCTTAA
- a CDS encoding alpha-2-macroglobulin family protein has translation LRQYFPDTLLWEGALVTDENGEITIPFRNAHSLTRWRVEVRAVHEEHFGETVVHFRTASPFALRASLPPFLFRGDRLSAEVTLWNALDPQSVQLDLLTSPGLTGNLDMRETMVGREEKLVFPLHLEAREPGDAWFRLYARGETATDGIELPLPVLETAIRVHSERSVLFRDESAGFDFLYEPEAYTKAPEVNLILFANRNERLLREGKSIYRYPYRGSEQIASQIIALLSLPSVSTNNWTEQIPSVIREGIHELYSLQNHDGGWGWWSNGDSMVFHTAHVLLAFSLAREHGYPVGHSTLERARHYLGWAVGEADPFEHLLADYALARLFKEETEFGRVPVWVVSELDDKALALFLLLSPEPERAFLTETLLNRRNVYGDTMFFGEHDPEKPWIDDRILSTTLAAKALFESGAPLDANRAYLWLWRALEGDRYLDTIDQAYFLLVSRLFGEEESTSDAPTFQVTVNGQSIPAGTGVFGPELSPVISVPSDLLTPGVNRIEVSGHTLFMATLDVIGFMEEPPDEGLLSVQRRYWKLRTARREDGNLIFVREPIETLLPGDEILCELVIDSPYPLENLVIEEGMPAGFELVRTWFHFPLSDDLDGEDYAYYQIVTLHNHQPVIFVHTLKKGENVIRYLLRARDTGVFSVLPGKAYLMYHPEVYGYSEVANVEIGR, from the coding sequence CTACGGCAGTATTTCCCTGACACTTTGTTATGGGAAGGCGCCTTGGTGACCGATGAAAACGGTGAGATCACGATTCCTTTCCGCAATGCCCACAGCCTGACCCGTTGGCGGGTAGAAGTCCGGGCGGTTCATGAAGAACACTTCGGGGAAACGGTAGTGCATTTTCGAACTGCCTCCCCTTTCGCTCTGCGGGCGTCTCTTCCCCCATTTCTATTCCGTGGGGACCGCTTGAGTGCTGAGGTGACTCTCTGGAACGCACTGGATCCTCAGAGCGTCCAGCTCGATCTGCTGACTTCCCCGGGATTGACCGGTAATCTCGATATGCGGGAAACCATGGTCGGCCGGGAAGAAAAGTTGGTGTTTCCCTTGCACCTGGAAGCTCGGGAGCCCGGCGATGCCTGGTTCCGTTTATATGCCCGCGGAGAAACAGCAACGGACGGGATAGAGTTGCCACTCCCGGTCCTGGAAACAGCTATCCGCGTTCACAGCGAACGTTCTGTGTTGTTCCGGGACGAATCGGCCGGGTTTGATTTCCTGTACGAACCCGAGGCGTATACCAAGGCACCCGAGGTAAACCTGATCCTCTTTGCCAACCGGAATGAGCGATTACTCCGAGAGGGAAAATCCATATACCGATATCCCTACCGGGGCAGTGAGCAGATTGCCAGCCAGATCATCGCGCTTCTCTCGCTGCCGTCCGTTTCCACCAACAACTGGACGGAGCAAATACCTTCAGTGATCAGAGAAGGGATTCACGAACTCTACTCGCTGCAAAACCATGACGGTGGTTGGGGGTGGTGGAGCAATGGAGACAGCATGGTATTCCATACCGCCCATGTCCTTTTGGCTTTTTCCCTGGCCCGGGAACATGGCTATCCGGTGGGTCACAGTACGCTCGAGAGAGCCAGACATTATCTTGGTTGGGCCGTCGGTGAAGCTGATCCTTTCGAGCATTTGCTTGCCGATTATGCTCTGGCCCGTCTCTTCAAAGAAGAGACGGAATTTGGGAGGGTGCCGGTGTGGGTAGTGAGCGAATTGGACGATAAAGCCCTGGCTTTGTTCCTGTTACTCTCGCCGGAACCGGAGAGAGCCTTCCTGACCGAAACATTACTCAACCGCCGGAACGTGTATGGGGATACGATGTTCTTTGGCGAACACGACCCGGAAAAACCTTGGATCGATGACCGGATTCTCAGCACCACCCTGGCCGCTAAGGCCCTGTTTGAAAGCGGAGCACCGTTGGATGCGAACAGAGCCTATCTGTGGCTCTGGCGGGCCTTGGAAGGTGATCGGTATCTTGATACGATCGACCAGGCCTACTTTCTCTTGGTGAGCCGCCTGTTCGGGGAGGAAGAAAGCACTTCTGACGCCCCGACTTTTCAGGTGACAGTCAACGGACAGTCAATCCCTGCAGGGACAGGTGTATTCGGGCCAGAACTTTCCCCGGTGATCTCCGTTCCTTCCGATCTTCTGACGCCTGGTGTTAATCGGATCGAAGTCAGTGGACATACTTTGTTCATGGCCACCCTCGATGTGATTGGCTTTATGGAAGAACCACCTGACGAAGGGCTCCTGAGTGTCCAACGAAGATATTGGAAACTCAGGACGGCCCGCCGGGAAGACGGAAACCTGATCTTTGTCCGGGAACCGATTGAAACGTTGCTTCCGGGTGATGAAATTCTCTGTGAATTGGTGATCGATTCTCCCTACCCCTTGGAAAATCTGGTGATCGAAGAGGGAATGCCCGCTGGATTTGAACTGGTGCGTACCTGGTTTCACTTTCCGCTGTCCGACGATCTGGATGGGGAGGACTATGCATATTATCAAATTGTTACCCTCCACAATCATCAACCGGTCATTTTTGTCCATACCCTCAAAAAAGGGGAAAATGTGATAAGATACCTGTTGAGAGCGCGGGATACCGGCGTTTTTTCCGTTCTTCCAGGCAAGGCCTATTTGATGTATCATCCGGAAGTTTACGGGTACTCGGAGGTAGCAAACGTTGAGATCGGAAGGTGA
- a CDS encoding hemolysin family protein: MEFLGTILLILFLILINAFFAASEIGLISARRSKLKTLREKNPEQVESLNRLLSNPGKLLATIQIGVTMAGFFASAAGAVFLAQRLGDRLQATAYPVISRFGTEIMIVLVTLVISYLSLVLGELLPKRIALSNPEQVSLRVVKTIEFLSRFFKPMVTALSASTDFLSRLIGLSKIEVASVTSEEIKILISEQRMLPLDERRLISQVVDFGNTLAYEVMTPRTDMVCIEENTSLKEVLELSIKSHYSRIPVFFEDLDNIIGFVHIKDLLWYLEDEKKIESRRAREVVRPIHFVPATKKVLNLLRELQQRRVHMAIVLDEYGGTAGLVTTEDLLEELVGEIFDEHDREMPPYRRIGENQFLVDASTPIEDLNELLNLRIPESEQFESLGGLVMELLGKIPEEGESMEINEYTIQVERMNRRRIATVRIIVNRKREGELYGQTDSGS; the protein is encoded by the coding sequence ATGGAATTCTTGGGAACGATTCTGCTTATCTTGTTTCTGATTTTGATCAATGCCTTTTTTGCTGCTTCTGAAATCGGGTTGATATCGGCTCGCCGGAGCAAGTTAAAGACATTACGGGAAAAAAATCCCGAACAGGTGGAAAGCCTGAACCGACTGTTGTCGAACCCGGGTAAACTTTTGGCGACTATTCAGATCGGGGTAACCATGGCCGGATTCTTTGCCAGTGCAGCCGGCGCAGTTTTTCTGGCCCAGAGACTCGGAGACCGCCTGCAGGCGACAGCGTATCCGGTCATCAGTCGTTTTGGTACCGAGATTATGATTGTCCTGGTTACGTTGGTTATTTCCTATTTGAGCCTGGTGTTGGGGGAACTCCTCCCCAAGCGGATCGCCCTGAGCAATCCGGAACAGGTTTCCCTGAGAGTCGTAAAAACCATTGAATTCTTGTCCCGCTTTTTTAAACCCATGGTCACGGCTCTCTCGGCGTCAACCGACTTTTTGTCCCGTCTGATTGGGTTATCCAAGATAGAAGTCGCTTCGGTTACCAGTGAAGAAATCAAAATCCTGATCTCTGAGCAACGGATGCTCCCCCTTGATGAACGTCGGTTGATCAGCCAGGTAGTCGATTTCGGAAACACTCTCGCCTATGAGGTCATGACCCCCCGGACAGATATGGTCTGCATCGAAGAAAACACCTCCCTCAAAGAAGTGCTGGAATTATCCATAAAAAGCCACTATTCTCGCATTCCGGTTTTTTTCGAAGATCTTGACAATATAATTGGATTTGTTCATATCAAAGACCTTCTCTGGTACTTGGAAGATGAAAAAAAAATCGAGAGCCGGCGGGCCAGGGAAGTTGTGCGGCCGATCCATTTTGTCCCAGCCACCAAAAAAGTCCTGAATCTCCTCCGAGAACTGCAGCAACGCAGGGTCCATATGGCAATCGTGCTGGACGAGTATGGCGGTACAGCCGGGCTGGTCACCACCGAAGACCTGCTTGAGGAACTGGTCGGAGAAATCTTCGACGAACACGACCGGGAAATGCCTCCCTACCGGAGAATTGGAGAAAACCAGTTTCTCGTGGACGCTTCGACTCCGATTGAAGACCTCAATGAATTATTGAATTTACGAATACCGGAAAGTGAACAATTTGAGTCGCTGGGTGGTTTAGTTATGGAGTTGCTGGGAAAAATCCCCGAGGAGGGTGAATCGATGGAAATCAATGAGTATACGATTCAGGTGGAGCGGATGAACCGGCGGCGGATCGCGACTGTCCGGATCATTGTCAATCGAAAAAGAGAAGGAGAGCTCTATGGCCAAACTGATTCTGGCTCATGA
- a CDS encoding DUF2703 domain-containing protein, giving the protein MKHLEIEWRHAEGKKEGLYCAQGGQEIGEFVAELSRELAPESIKLTFQETSSPGNDTDYQLLVNKIPLETLLCGEKIALRSCSCLSPVVGSKVKFLRILHTQGKTYLEVPEVVIRQAVRKATALP; this is encoded by the coding sequence ATGAAACATCTTGAAATTGAGTGGCGCCATGCCGAGGGGAAAAAAGAGGGTTTGTACTGTGCGCAAGGCGGCCAGGAAATTGGGGAGTTCGTCGCTGAATTGTCCCGGGAGCTTGCACCAGAATCGATAAAGCTCACCTTTCAGGAGACCTCATCTCCGGGAAACGATACGGATTACCAACTTTTAGTGAATAAAATTCCCCTGGAAACCCTCTTATGCGGTGAAAAAATCGCCCTCAGGAGTTGCTCCTGCCTTAGCCCGGTAGTGGGGTCCAAGGTCAAATTCCTGCGGATTCTTCATACCCAGGGAAAGACATATTTGGAAGTACCCGAAGTGGTGATCAGGCAAGCCGTGAGAAAAGCCACAGCCCTCCCTTAG